GCATGCAAGCACCATAAGATACATTTTTCATACAACTGGGTGAAGAGAGAATACCAGCAAAGTTAGCAGATGCCATGAGGCTGGAGTGGGGTTGTGATTCTGAAATTTGTGTTTGCTGAAGCAGCATCCTGAGTTGGGAATATTTATCCTTAGTTAACCCAGGGATTATAGACTCTGAATCAGAAGACCCATCAGATGGAGAGTGAGAAACTTCAGCAGAATTCTGATGACCAGCAGAATTTTGAAGGCCCTGCACCTCAACATTTGAAATAATCTTTTTTCCCTTGGTAAACTTGAAGTCTGGTGGAAAGCCATGGAGCTTATAGCATTTGTCAACCAAATGCCTGAGCTTCTTACAATACCTACACACTAGATTTGACTTGTTATACTTAAAATTGACTCTTTGAATGAACTGTTTGGGAGGGGCAGGTGTCCCTGAGAATTTGTCAGTGAGATGGGCATTGAAATAAACAGAATCAATACGGAATTGGGTTGGTGAGGACACTAGTCTTTTTATCCTGAAGCAAGATGTTGTAGGCAGTGTCTAGAGATGGAGGGGGTTGTATCATGAGCAGATTACTCCTAACTCCAACATAAGTCTCATTAATCCCCATGAGAAACTGATGCAACTTTTTTTTCATTATCCTCTCTTTGAAGCTCAGATTTAGTAGCACATATGCTAGAGCTACCACGAGAGGCACGCATGAAACCCAATTCATCCCACAATTTCTAGAGTCTGCTGAAGTAAGATGCTATGTCTAGAGACCCCTGGTGAAAGCTAACTCTTGTTTTATCTCAAAGACCTTGGTTCCATTTACAATACCATACCTTTTATTAAGTTGAGTCCAAATGCTTTGGGCAGTGTCAGAATATTGAACACTTTCAGCTATGTCTGGTGTAAGGGAGTTGGTCAACCAAGAGATGACCATATTGTTACACCTATCCCATAGCCTAAATTGAGGGAAATTTTCAGGAGGTTTAACAATTGTTCCGTCAATGAAACCTATCTTATTTCTAGCAGAAAGGAAAACAATCATATTCCGTCTTCAACCCCCAAATCCAGTTCCAGAAAAGGGTGTACTGACAAGAGCAACCCCTGGAACATCAGAAGACAGAAGAAAAAGTGGACTTGAAGGATCAGGGATGAAACTAACAGGGGAATTAGTAGATGTAGACACATCAACGACGTTCACCATTTTTGAGTTCAAATAATCAGTCAAAAATCACATAGAATTCAACCACAACGCATGCAATCGTATACCTCTACCACAATCAAGAACTATTAGAttctaataaaaaaaaaaaatgagctAGATATGGAGAATACCCTCTGTCTTTGCGACCGAAAGACGGCAACGACCTTGAACTTGAAAAACAAACCCTAATAGTTGGATAGGAAAAATTGGAGGAATCGACTGATTTCCACGTCAATCCAAAGAAGCTTTCGAAGCAGCGATTGCAGAAGAAAACTCAACGGAATCAGAAAACTCCAAACTTCTCAACGAACAAGAAATCTCTAACGAAAATAAGCAAGGGTAACATCACGAGGAAGTTGGTGAGAAGTAGAAACCGAATCTCTGCTCTAATACAATATGAAAATATTGAATTCCATGAATCTACCAAGACTTTATGCTAGGGTTTGGAAAATGAAACGAGAGAGAGAAAGGAAAAGAGAAGCAGATATTTTCTTATTCGATTGGCTGAAAGAGAGAAAAATGTTATGTACATCTAGAAGCATCCAAAAATATAAAGTGGTTGTCTACTTAAAAGAATCAGGTAACTAATGGACTAATATGTACTAGTATGCCTATTACAAAGAATGGACCTCACTATTATAAGTGGGttgtttataaataaataaatcaaatgGGCATGTTATGTAGGGTGTGCCTCAGCATCACCAACAGATTGGGCCAGCTTATGCTCAACTCCAATAATTTTTGGGCTGTGGTGTTTAAAAATTCGGCGGAGCTAGGAGGTTGCTTGAAGAGTACCACTGTATCTATTGTGGTAGGGGAGTTTGAACTATTAAACCCAACTTTAGATCCAAAATGTAAAAATGCAGTGTAAAAAAATGTGATAATTGaatatgtatatttatatatatatatatatatatatatatatatatatatatatatatatatatatatatatatatatatatattttatatactattatttttcataatgattaaaaatatatatttgtcgACATGCTTTATGCTCAAACGAACAACTAGTTAACCACCTTGTCCTTGTTTGAACATGAACATGGGCAGTTAACTTCTTTTTTCTGAGCGTAGTAAATATAAAACTTTGTTCCAAATTTTAACTTAATTGTAAAAACATATGATGTTACAAATTATAGTATAGGTGGTCACTTAATTAGTTACGTACCTAATTTTCCTATGAGTTTAATATACAGGATTTTGAGAAATGCATTTAATATACAAGATTTAATATTAAAGTTCAGACTTTGGACTTCCAAACAACATGTATTAAATAATTTATGTGTATTTTTCTTGTTTGCAACTTGTCGTTGATAAATATCTTGTATTCAATTTCAGAACATTTAGTTGTTGGTTCTTTGGTTGGTGCCATAAAAACCTAATCACTAATAGGTGTGTTTGATATGACaggatattttatttaaaatatgttTTTTATGGAACATTTTTTTATATTTGGCTATCTTTAATTTTTGAGAAAGTTTTTTTCCAaggaatatatatttttttcaaagaagaaaaataatttctacaatttatattccgaagttattttctttttaatttaactATCTCAAATTTATATTTATATCATTTGCTTCAATTAAAGACTTTCTTTGTCAACCAACCTACAAAcactaaaaataaatattaaagtaCTATATTCATAAATCCTATCTTATGGCCTACACTTGTATAATATCTTGTACAGCCAGATTTTTATATCAACCAAACACTAAAAAATGGTCTAAACAATATTTCTGAATGTACAACATTTTCCGCAAGATTATTGTTCATGAAAGGAATTCTCCTCCATACCAAATGCACCCGGGCAAACTATAGCTTCAAAATTCACTATGGATCTTTGATGGGCTCGCGTCGCTCGCGTCCCGTGACTGCTCTGTTATCCGTCATAACTTtttatagaaatatttaaatgacGAACAGTTCGAAACATTGAAACTAAACTCAATTGTGCTTGCATTGTTGTAATAATAAGTATTGCAAGTGGTAAAGACATACATTTCTTTGCAACTTCTTGTGCCATTTAATTGAAGGTAGGATCGTTTGCACCAgaatttcttttaaaaagatTCCAAGCTTCTTCTTTGTGCAATGATTCTAGTGAAAATCTTTCTTATTGCCACTAGAATACAACAACATGATTTTACAATCATCGTGCGCTTCTCAAAAAGGAATATTTATTTTCGCCATATTAGTTACTTCGATTTTGgttcttcatatttttctttagCTTTGTCAGCTCGCATATTCTTTACTCTTCTCAAGGAAATGTAGGTTCTTGTACAAGTAAAGACTGAAGTTTCtgaatcaaaactcaattctctGATATCTACCAAAGAATccaacattattttatttttctttccttggcaAATTTCTTCACTCTTGTGTAAATTAGTACTTCTAGAACAGTTCAAAGCAGTTCCAGAATCAAATTATCATTGGGATTGTGTTCATGGGTGGTGGGGTGGTATCAACTAAAGGCTATGTAAGCACTCTCGGTAGTTCTATTCCTTATACATTTAaagcctatttggccaagcttctcaaagAGAACTCAAagcacttctttttcttttttttctaacATGAGTTGTTTGATCAAATTTTTTGgggaaaaaaaatgcttttgggaagaagcagaagcagtttctgagaagcagaaaaaagcagttttcccaaaagcagaagcaattttgacttttcttcttaccaaaaatacccttaacaaaatatagtatataccaaaataactgttaaacctaatacttaagatattaatgtataaatatttcttattatttttaggataactttctaatatatagtgactttaggggtgaatacttttatatttgttgaatgatttttaatatatttaacttataattaaaaagaattaagtacttttaaattttattttcatattttacttaaataaaatgaaaagatttaattattgcatgtaataacaattttttaagattatttatttacttataatattaactattaagtaaatttaTTCATGtctttattcgtaatttgatacttaaaagcacttactgaaaagcttggccaaacacaaattattgctcaaaagtgcttttcagagtgattagccaaacacaaactgcttctctccGAAAGTGTtattttcaaaagcacttttgaaaaaagcacttctcaaaataaactaatttctccagcttggccaaacaggctattagattAGTGTTAAAATATGTCCTGTTTCAATAAAAATATAACATTCTGCTAAATGAAACCTAGATTTACCCAAATCTAGATCTCAAAACCATCATCTTCGGTAGTTCATTTAAATGTCAAAAGCTATAAGGATCTCGGTGTCACAATATATTCAATAGCAGAAAGTGTTGAATATATTACTTTTGAGAAGGAAGAAATGAAAATAGAAGATGAACTCTAGTTAAGTATATAGTGACTATGAGATTGGACACTATACACTAAATGTTTAGAACTAGTAACAGTAAATAATCCACCAGTATTGAAAAGGTAAAGCAATATGAGGAGGCAGTTATTATAAACATTTTTCACAAAGAGTTCCAAACTAAGTAGCCACCAACAGTTTGAAGCAGAACTAAGCAAACAACTTTGGAACAGATTCAAACTTTTTATCATGGTTGATAGATTTAGAAACATAGTTGGAAGCCCGTCTATAGGTTTCCGAAATGCAAATCATTTCTTGAGATGAGGAAAACATGCATAGACATCAGCTTTGGGATGTTTTGCTTCAGCATGTTCTCTGCACTTAACTTCAGAAGTGGTGCAAATGAATGTCTGCATACACACCTTGCACTGCATTTGACAATTAGCAAACATTAGGAGAAATAGATAACAGTGTTTAGCTGACATTTTCATTGTTTACTATCTTGTTTCTTTATTCCCTTTGTCCCATGGAAAGGGAGATAACTTCAGCAAGAATTAGTTTTTTGATTGGACAGGCGTTATGTGTTTTCAGACCATAAACGCCCAAACTTCTTGAAACATCAAAACCAAATGGCACAGCACCaccaccacaacaacaacaacataccagtattatcccacaccgtggggtttgGGAAGGTAGTGTGTCCGCAGACCTTACACCACATCAAAGGTAAATGAATAATAAATCTATTTCATGTTTCTCCATGCCATTAGCTGCCTTCTATTGCCCTTTAACAGGCAAATTTTTCTTTCTTACAAGGTTTAACCAAACAAACTCTGTCACTAAAGATTAAACATACGGCTAACCATTTTCAGCAGCATACGTGCACTCTTTTATTGAGAAAAGGGTAAGTAACACTCCTGCACTCTTTGACTTGACTTTTCCAGTAGTTTGATGTTGCAGATAACAACAATCGTGAAAGCTAATTGATGCTATTTAGTTCATTCTACCTCATCTGTGACATACGAAGAACGCTCCCAGGTTTTGTAAAGCTTCTAATAAACCAGCAATATCATCCATTTGTCGCTAAAGGTTAAGAGTTTTCTAAAGACAGGAACAACTGTTTTCAGCTACATATGTGCACTCTCTGACTTGACTTCTCCATTTAAGACAGAAAGTTTGAGGCTACCGAAAACAATAATTATGAGGGCTAATTGCTGCTATTTAAACAGGATTAATAATTCTTTCTACCTCATCTGCATCAGACAAAGAAGGCTTCCTGGTTTCCTAAATTGCATGAGTGCATTTCTAATAAACCAGTAATAACATCTTGCTTAAAAGTTTGACAAGGACTAGATCAGCCAAACCCTATGGAAAGTGCAAACAGTAACACACTTTTTTCATCAGAGAATTGCTAGTCCTCCTATCAATCATTAAGTTTACCGTATAACTGGCAACTGTGTCATATCTGAACACAATTTTAGCTATTAACTCAGCTCCTCTAAGATGATGTAAGGCAATAGCCTAGCGTGTAAACACAATCCATTAACAAGACATCAACAAATTACAGCACCCAAATTCCCCTTTACAGTCCTGAAACAGATCTAAACAAATTTTCGGTCTAAACTACAAATCTTCCGGTAATAGACTTATCCAATTAAAAAGTCCAAAACTTTAGCAAGTCAAGGTCAATTTAAATCCTTTGTTAaagccccctcccccccccccccaaaaccggggggggggggagacaCCAATTTGGGAACCTTAGATTATTAAGCTGGTTGAGAAGAATTCTAGAGATAATTGATAATTAATCCAAAATAAGAGAAATTTTGGGTATTTTAGAGGGAATTAACAAAAACCTGGATACTCATGGCCTTCTTGTTAGCCTCGAGCTGGCTTCCTGCGAAGACACCATAAATTCATAATCTTAATTAGCTAATAAAAATTTGATTTTGAAATTCTAAAtatacaaccaaaaaaaaaacataaacaaGCATTACCCTTTTGGCCTTTCATCTTTTCAGCGTTCTTTTCACGAGCCATCTTTGCCTTTTGGCCATTGCCTCCACCCATAGCTTGATTTATTCTTTGATCTCTCCTCCTATACGAAaaccagtttttttttttttggcttgtTTTTTGAGCACTGGGCTTTAGAGGAACCCTTTTATATGCAAAAGTAGAAGTGAGAATTTAGGGTAGTTGGGTGGTGAATTAAATGGAATTGTGGGTGTGGTTAGGGGGGCTGAGAGGAGAAGAAAAAAGACAGATATTGGAAATCCACACGAAACTGCAATTCACTGTTCAACGCGTTATTTTTATGCAATGTTGCAAAAGCAAAACGTTACTTTCTTtgtcttttttattcttttttcttttgtaggaagcacaaattataaattaagataaaaaattataatattaactttttaaaagGAAAATCCTTGAGTATATATGGAGAATTAAACTCTCACCAATAAGGTGCCACCAACTGAGCAAACCCGTTTTTTTTTTATACCTAGGAGTCTCTATGCAAAACGTTActagtatattatttttatattatacttgtttttcttttattgttaataCTAAAGTGCTAGTCATCTTTCCACGAGAAGAATTCACTCCTTGCATCTGCTTCTAATATCAAAGTTATCATTCATTGTTTTAATTACTGAAGTATTAATTAAGTGAGACATTGCTGAACATGTTAAATTAAACAAATACTCTTGTGAATAACGTTgttgattttctttttaaaaatcgTATAAAGCGGTAAAAGATAGATAATGTAAATTGTATGGAATAttgttgtttacccgaaaaatcagataacgttaaatttatgtatggttctaaggatacgtgataccctttgatacaaatcgtatagagagatAGCAATACGAACATTCTTGACGATGAGAATGAGAATAATGAACAGAAAGAatgaataaaatgaagtaaaataagtACAAGGAGATATCTTTTATTCCAGTGTATTCACTATatccatagcttacaaggatccacttttatagtagagggtcattactttatttataacaaaaaaaataaaataaagcatatagtggaggacccatgacgatttgtctcttcctcgattcccgcaaagattctctctcttggtgcggttgcaacggctcttgtttgtgagctcgatactagctcgaactcgttactgggtcgagcccttcggtcttggctcgagttcgaccttcgggatgggcgtcgctcatttccgacctcgaagcaatgccttgcggattGATTTGGTCACGTGCTCGATAAGAATATCGAGCCAACTCCTCaagcagccttcggactcgaggcttgttagtactgtcttcggagctcactcccaaaattccactccgatttcttaccacttgaactcgatcgaacgtaggaagaccgaaatctatttcaaccatatacagatagtcccctcgtttctcacgaaggatgcagtgagaatcgatatgattttcgacggttcgatcgggttataagctgacgttttaacagggatcgattatgttacaacccaaattcgcataccatagatcacgccgtaagttagtcgacgtaaatccaagaagagattatctttgagatgataagaagttaatcctattggtcttaaacgatacaagggtgtataagagtggttaacaaatattagaagttaaacgaatcaaggatgttataacccgtattttcgggtaacactagaggtgattaactgtcccaagaggtcttgttttaatgtatttgaatcatataatatccgcatcataagtcttgaagtcaagcgagttatgaaacaaaagtcgataaacgttgtcgcaacttaggtttataattttacttaaactttaggtcaaatgttactgcatttttctcccaatgtgcttggaattatggggtgatctacctatcaaattgaagatctatgagtctagtttccaacgtattaaaccgttcgtcgatacgatctcagaatagagagatattcgcgttttcgcgagagtgcgccaagctgctctctatggggcccacaaaggcggtttaagacatatggacatatataagatacctcaaccccgttttaagtcattatttttcagtatattcagaccttataaccctaaaatcagtctctcaaggttctctcatgatccaagaaccaaacaaagggcaaacaacacaaatcaaatgtcaggaatcccgtggcgctagtaagtttcttgttcttcttgttgttgctgatttttgtgttgttccagctcgtgtgggaggttgttttaagtgttttatgtcctgtaaatacaccttcaagtttttaatatcaaccctaggtgatttcaagtcttctaaagtaattctagtgccgaaaaacccgaattaattgctagttttgcttccttgttcttgtggcagaattgaagggatatttcgtggaaaattaaggtcaaattggagttgttctttctgtttaaaggtaaggaa
This region of Nicotiana tomentosiformis chromosome 4, ASM39032v3, whole genome shotgun sequence genomic DNA includes:
- the LOC104098281 gene encoding uncharacterized protein At2g23090-like, with product MGGGNGQKAKMAREKNAEKMKGQKGSQLEANKKAMSIQCKVCMQTFICTTSEVKCREHAEAKHPKADVYACFPHLKK